A stretch of Gemmatimonadota bacterium DNA encodes these proteins:
- a CDS encoding DUF393 domain-containing protein, translating to MLFFDGVCGLCNRFVDFMLQADRQHRFRFAPLQGETARRLLGMHNQAGGHEPGDPQAGDPRSFIFLDTDRQYEQSNAVLHALIRLGGAWRLIAVLYVFPRPQRDFIYHIVARNRYRWFGRRDACRMPTPKERDRFLP from the coding sequence ATCCTGTTTTTCGATGGCGTGTGCGGCCTCTGCAACCGGTTCGTCGACTTTATGCTGCAGGCCGACAGGCAGCACCGGTTCCGGTTTGCGCCGCTTCAGGGCGAAACCGCGCGACGCCTGCTGGGAATGCATAATCAGGCCGGTGGCCACGAGCCGGGCGATCCCCAGGCGGGCGATCCCCGATCTTTCATATTCCTCGATACAGACAGGCAATACGAACAGTCCAATGCCGTTTTGCACGCCCTGATACGATTGGGCGGCGCATGGCGATTGATCGCCGTGCTGTATGTTTTTCCACGTCCCCAGCGCGATTTCATCTATCACATCGTCGCGCGCAACCGGTACCGCTGGTTCGGCAGGCGCGACGCGTGCAGGATGCCCACGCCCAAAGAACGCGATCGGTTTCTTCCGTGA
- a CDS encoding alpha/beta hydrolase, with the protein MTAKFTSDNHPFVTPDVVNALPSKPADFRSSYGSMPPQYGELRIPAGRGPHPVAVVLHGGCWLSIYTDLRNANALADALRDEGIATWNVEYRCVDQEGGGWPGTFHDAGNATDHLRTLSADHNLDLDRVITIGHSAGGHLALWTAARQRLPEESPLWTADPLPLRGTVVLGGPGDLNRFIPHADTECRQGVVTELLGCAGVSSKELEKRIAGRFRCGSPIEMLPLGLPQVMISTEHDWVVPLELGEAYAAAAHAAGDPVEHVIIPNAGHHEFMVPGSATWPTVRQAVRSLLET; encoded by the coding sequence ATGACCGCCAAATTCACTTCAGACAACCATCCCTTCGTTACCCCCGACGTAGTCAACGCGCTACCGAGCAAGCCCGCGGATTTCCGATCGTCTTACGGATCAATGCCTCCTCAATACGGGGAATTGCGCATACCGGCCGGGCGTGGTCCTCATCCGGTGGCTGTGGTCCTGCACGGCGGTTGCTGGCTGTCGATTTACACTGACCTGCGCAACGCGAATGCGCTGGCCGACGCCCTGCGGGACGAGGGCATCGCGACCTGGAACGTCGAATACCGGTGCGTGGACCAGGAGGGCGGCGGATGGCCGGGGACTTTTCACGATGCCGGGAATGCGACGGACCACCTGCGCACCCTGTCCGCGGATCACAATCTCGACCTGGACCGCGTCATCACCATCGGTCACTCGGCGGGCGGACACCTGGCCCTCTGGACGGCGGCACGCCAACGGCTGCCTGAGGAAAGCCCGCTCTGGACCGCGGACCCGTTGCCGTTACGCGGCACCGTCGTACTGGGCGGCCCCGGTGATCTGAATCGGTTTATTCCTCATGCGGACACGGAGTGCCGGCAGGGCGTGGTGACGGAACTGCTTGGATGTGCCGGCGTATCATCCAAAGAACTTGAGAAGCGTATAGCGGGGCGATTTCGATGCGGATCGCCCATAGAAATGCTGCCCCTGGGCCTTCCGCAGGTCATGATCAGCACGGAACACGACTGGGTGGTACCGCTGGAACTGGGTGAGGCCTACGCGGCGGCAGCCCACGCGGCCGGTGACCCTGTCGAACACGTCATCATCCCGAACGCCGGCCATCACGAGTTCATGGTACCGGGTTCCGCGACGTGGCCCACCGTACGCCAGGCCGTGCGTTCGCTGCTCGAAACCTGA